The Corvus cornix cornix isolate S_Up_H32 chromosome 26, ASM73873v5, whole genome shotgun sequence nucleotide sequence GTTAAAACTCAGGCTGGTCCTGCTAAGCCTGGgcaaggagagaagagagaggggTCCTTCATCTTGAGCTCGGGTAGGACAGGGAATAAGCAGCTGAAACCCCCTGGTTTGCAAAAATCAGGAAGGTTTGGGATgggagagaggagctggctCCCCTCCTTGCCCCCAAATCACTCGAGCATCGGTCAGGAACAGAACCAGGACAAGTCCCTGCCTAGCGGAGCCTGGTCCCggcatggagctgctccagggatgggctgcagctccagtgcctcCCAGTAAGAGCCAGGGAGGCCAACTGGTGGCCAGGAGGAGGGCAAGGACACTGCCTGTCCCCAGCGGGAGGAGGACAGGGCCACTGCCCGTCCCCACCGCCAGGATCCCGCAGGTTTTTAGTGTTCGGGAAGCTGCTGGagtttcccagctgtgccagctcgGAGCCCCTGAGCCCAGGGGGGCTACGGGGCCACAGCCCTGagcccccaggagctgcagggaacagCGGCCCGGGGCCAGGCCGGGAGGGTTTCCATGGAAAAGGGTCGGGATGTCCATgcaaagctgggaaaggctccagtgctgggctcaggagcagggggaggtgGAGCAGCGCCGCTTGGTTGGTCCCTTCTGGGATTTCcaacagctggagcagccagggctgggatcACCCCTCAGACACGGGGGGATGAGGCTGTCAGTGATGGGGAgggggctctgctctgccctaaGGGGTGCAGGACCCAACACTGGCACACACAGGCACTGTCACACACTGCCACTGTGGCATTGTCCCGTCCTCTGTTcctccagaggagctgcagggtcCCAGAGATGCCCCATCCCAGAGATGCCCCATCCCAGAGATGCCCCATCCCAGAGATGCCCCCTCACAGCGCTGccccctcctcagcagctctttGAGGCATCAAACACAACAAAGCAGAGCCCCCCCTCTCCCCAGTCCTCTCCTGGGGGTGCAGAGACCCCAGACCCTGTGGCAGGAGGGTGCCCAGCTCCAAGCCAGCCTCTCTCCTGGAGGTTCCTGGGATCCCCCTGTCCTGGGGGAtgtggagcagaggagggagcgCCCAGCTGCCCCCGGCCCCGTGCCCGTCAGTGGGTGAAGAAGCGCTGCACCACCAGGTGCCCCAGCACCACCACGGCTGCTATCAGCATGTACTTCATGTAAACGTTGTCCAGGTCGAGCGCGGCCACCTGCCAGAGAGGGGACATGGTGGGGTCAGTCCAACCCCCAAACCCTGAGCCCCAAAACCTGACCCCACTGACCCTCCTGGTCCCCCTGACCTCTAAGCTCTGACACCCCTGACCCCCTAACCCAAACCCTGACCCCCAAATCATAACCACCCTGGCCCCCCAAACCTGTATTCCCTGGCACCCTGACCCTCAACCCCTGACACCTTGACCCCCAAACTCTCACCCTCCTGACCACCTAACCCCCAAATCCTGACCACCTGAGCCCCAAATCCTGACACCCCCTGGCCCGTCTGAGCCCCAAACCCTCCAAACCTCCAAACCCTGATTCCCCCAGCTTCCCTGGCCCCCAAACCCTGACCCCTGACCCCCAAACCCTGACCCCCTGACTCCTCTGATCCCCAATCCCTGACTCCCGCAGTTCCCCCGGCCCCCTTGACCCCCAAAACCTGCCCCCCTGACCCCCAAAACCTGACACCTTGACTCCCAAACTCTCACCCTCCTGAGAGTCAAACCCTCAACCCCTGACCCCCAACCCCTGACACCTTGATCCCTAAACTCTCACACTCCTGATTGCCAAACCCTGAACCCCTGACGCCCAAACCCTGAGCCCCGCCCCCAAACTCTCACCCTCCTGACCCCCAAACCCTGACTCCCCTGACTCCTCTGATCCCCAATCCCTGACTCCCCCAGGTCCCCCGGCCCCCTTGACCCCTAAACCCTGTCCCCCTGACCCCCCAAACCTGACACCTTGACTCCCAAACTCTCACCCTCCTGATTGCCAAACCCTGAACCCCTGAACCCCAAACCCTGACACCTTGACCCCCAAATCCTGAGCCCCTGACCCCCAAACCCTGAGCCCCTGACCCCCAAATCCTGAACCCCTGACCCCCAAATTCTCACCCTCCTGACCCCCAAACCCTGAACCCCTGACCCCCAAACCCTGCCACCTTGACTCCCAAACTCTCACCCTCCTGACCCCCAATCCCTGACTCCCCCAGCCCCCTGACCCCCAAACCCTGACTCCTCTGACCCCCAATCCCTGACTCCCCCAGCACCCCTGACCCCCAAACCCTGACTCCTCTGACCCCCAATCCCTGACTCCCCCAGCACCCctgccccaaacctgccccTGCTCACCCATCCTCCCTGCTGGGCGATCCAGCAGGCGATGCGGTTCTGCAGCATGAAGTCCCTGAAGTAGCGGCTGATGCGGCGCAGGAAGCCGCTGACGCCGCGCTGCCACACGTGCATGGCCATGCGGTACCCGAAGGCCAGCAGGGCGATCACCCGGCCCCAGTTGATGCCACTCTCGAACAGGCTGCAACAAAAGCCGAGGTGATCCCTGAATCCCTGCCCGGAGCTCCCAGCTCGgagctgcccaggctgggggagctcGATCAGTGCgggcaggacaagaggaaacggcccCCAGTTGCACCAGGGAATGTTTAAGTGGGATATTAGGGAAAATCTTTTCATTGGAAGGgttctccagccctggcacagctgcccaggctgAGGGAACTCAAACAGATTGGATATTACACTGGATattatggaaatttttttccctggaagggTTGGCCAGCCCAGGGAATCTTGAGCAGTGGGGTCAGGACTGAGGAAACTGCCCCAGGTTGTACCAGGGAatgtttaggttggatattatGGAAAGTTTTTTCACTGGAAGGGTTGGCCAGCCCAGGGGATCTTGAGCAGTGGGGTCAGGACTGAGGAatgtttaggttggatattacGGAAAGTTTTTTCACTGGAAGGgttgcccagccctggcacagctgcgCAGGCTGGGGGATCTCGAGCAGCGCAGTCAAGACTgagcaaacaaacccaaattGTACCAGGAAACATTTAGTTTGGATGTTTGGGAAAATCTTGTCACTGGAAGGGTTTTCCAGCCCAGGGGATCTTGAGCAGTGGGGTCAGGACTGAGGAAACGGCCCCAGGTTACACCAGGGAatgttcaggttggatattatggaaaatgttttctctggaagggttctccagccctggcacagctggcagaacaccctccctgggcagatTTAAAAGCCACATGGCTGTGGCccttggggatgtggtttagtggtggccttggcagtgctctGGACTCTGAGAGGGCTTTcacaaaccaaaccattccgtgatcCTGGGGttgcagggctggggatgctgtgcTCATCCCAGCCACACAGACACGGGGATTTTGTGGCTGAAAGAGACTCCAAAAGATGTTACTCGATGCAGTGTTTGGCACTGATGATTTAGACCAGGTTTGGAAGGTGCTTTTCCCGGTTTCCAgcaagagggggaaaaagggaataaaaaaaataataaaaagagtGAACCGAGAGCCTGCGGTTCAatctgctgccctgggctggtgggccctgcctgtgctgagccctgggagGGAATCAGagcctgggaggggacacagaggaGGCGACAcgaggacagggacaggggtgAATTCAGCTGCGTGTGACAGGGATTAATTCACCTGAGTATGACAGGGACAGGGGTTAATTGACCTGAGGGTGACAAGGGGAGAGATAGGGTTAATTTAATTTACCTGAGTGTGACAAGGGTTAATTGACCTGAGGGTGACAAGGAGTTGGACAGGagttaatttaatttgcttGAGTGTGACAAGGGGAAGGATGGGGTTAATTTACCTAAGTGTGACAAGGGTTAATTTACCTGAGTGTGACAAAGACAGGGATTAATTTAATTGACCTGAGTGTAACAAGGGGAAGGATGGGGTTAATTTAATTGACCTGAGtgtgacaggacagggacaggggttAATTTAATTTACCTGAGTGTGACAAGGAGTCAGACAGGGGTTAATTTAATTTACCTGagtgggacaggacagggacaggggttAATTTACCTGCGTGCGTTGCCGCCTCAGCCAGCGCGGCTTCCCggagaggggagcaggaaaaggacagaaaggaaggagttagacacaaacactgcagaaaagaaggaattagaCACAAACACCGAGCAGGGGGCACGGGGACAGGGCTGTCACAGCCAGAAGTGCTCAGAGGAGTGACAGGAACCCAGTGACCCGTCCTGCCTGTGCCACGGGGCTGCGTGACCTGGGTGAACGTTTCTCCTGCCGTGTCTGTCTGCTGTCCCAGCTGACAGAACCCCCTGATGCCTCCTCCATCCAAGCCTGGACCTCGGGAAGTCCTGGCAGGAAGTTTTCCAGGTCTGTGCCCTCACTCCTCGCCTGTTGCTGTGCTTTGGGTGGCTGTCAGCTGCACAAGGCTCTGGGTATCACCTGCACAAGTCTCTGGGTGTCACCTGCAGGTTCTGCCAGCCCGAGGAGCAGCCCCCATCCCGAGGATTCCATGAAGATCAGGCTGGGTGGGGGCCCTGAGCCACCTGCTCTCGTGTGTGGcgtcctgcccatggcagggggttggagtGAGAggatcttcaaggtccctcctgacccaaaccgttccatgattccatgatttctgtGACCATCCCATCTCCAGAGCCTGTGGCTGGGGTGGCTCCTTGGGAtgtcccagcctggagcaggggacagcaggagcagccgCAGGGGCAGGGCTGGTTGTGCCCCTAAGGGGGAGCTGGGACAGTCACGGGCCGGGTgtcccaggcacagcccctgACTGACCCCAGCCACTTGTGCAAGGACTGGGATGCCTGGGAGGGGAAGATGATCTGAGCAGTgctcaggaagaggaggagacaggcagaaaacacagggaTTATCCCGGGAGCTTGGCCAGGGCCAGAGGGTGAAGCATGAACGGACAGAGCGGGGGTTTAACTGCCAGCACTGACCACACCTGacctcccttcctttctcctgcagggaaagctcCCAGCCcatgccaggagctgcagaggctTTACCTAGAGGCGATTTTGGTGAAGTGCTCATAGGCGTTCTCGGGGGTGAGCTGCAGGGACTCCAGCATGGTGTGGAACTCGGTGTCGTAGCGCTTGCAGATGTCGTCCCCGATGATGGCCAAGCGCTGCCCCACCTGGCTGCCGGTGCTGCTGGGGCAAGCAGGGAGTCAGGGCAGGCTCTGGAGCGTGGCCTGGCTCGGGAtgagggctggggacagggattTACCTCGCCAGGTCCTGCTGGATCTGCTCAATCTCCGGGTCCGGCGGCACCTCCGCCCCTCGCTCCTCGCGCTCCTGCTGGTAGCGGTAGAAGGCGTAGCTCTGGAACACCTCCTCGGCCTCCTCCGCCACGTGGCCTTctggagaagcaggagggaCACAGCTCAAGGGACAAACTCATCTCCCTCCAttctcagtttcttttccaAGATAAAAACTTGTCGGGGATGGGAGTGGTGAGGTGGGGCCAGAGCTCAGCTCCCTTCACAGAGCACCCAGACACAGCCCAGGTACAGGAGGTACCCGGGGAGGGGCAGGAGTGGGGGATCCTGTGGGAGTGTGGCTTTGGGGATCACCCTGTCCTTGggggacagcagctccagcagcagctccacagcagccaAACCCTGTCCCACCATCCCacacatccagcctggccatgcagctctccagcaccTGGGATCTGCATTTCCAAcctgagctgtccctgccccggGCTGTACTGCCCCACAAACCCCGTCCCCAAGCCCCCAAAACACACCAAATTCTCCTCACAGGGTTTTCCAGCTGGTCCCAtctccctgtcctggctgggcGCAGGGGTGGCACAGACCTGCCGTGCTCATCTTACGCCAGCAGAGCTGGACGGGAAGGACAGCCCCTGTCACTGTTTGCAGGGgttgtgctttgttttcaggCACGGGTTCATTTGGTGGCAAACAAACCCTTCAACTTCTGGGAACCAGTGACATTCCATGAGAGGCAGAAAACGAAACCAACTGAGTCAGAGTTTCAGGGAGAGGAGGGCAAACACTCGGCCAGACAAAGGAGGAAATCGCTGAACCAAATAACCCCTGGGTTTGACTATGCCAGGAGCTGTTTTTAGTAACACCCGGACAGGAGGACACATCTCCCCCTTCCCACAGGTGCCACTCCCAGCACCCACTGGGACCATCTCGGGATCTCTCCCACTCCAGGGATCTGGATCAGCGTTTGCCTGGTGGattcccagtgccagcagtgccaagggGAGGTTTGGAGCTGCTCGGGGATCTCTGGAGGGAGAAACTCCTCCATGGCTGCTCCGTGGCTGCTCCACGGCTGATCCGTGGCTGATCCATGGCTGCTCCATGGCTGATCCATGGCTGCTCCATGGCTGATCCACATCTGCTCCACGGCTGTTCCGTGGCTTATCCGTGGCTGCTCCGTGGCTGCTCCACGGCTGCTCCACGGCTGCTCTGTGGCTGATCCATGGCTGATCCATGGCTGCTCCATGGCTGCTCCgtggcagctctgtggctgaTCCCTGGCTGATCCATGGCTGCTCCGTGGCTGCTCCACGCCTGCTCCatggctgctctgtggctgaTCCCTGGCTGATCCCTGGCTGATCCCTGGCTGCTCCATGGCTGCTCCATGGCTGTTCCGTGGCTGCTCCATGGCTGCTCCATGGCTGATCCATGGCTGCTCCGTGGCTGCTCCGTGGCTGCTCCGTGGCTGTTCCGTGGCTGCTCCATGGCTGCTCCATGGCTGCTCCatggctgctctgtggctgaTCCATGGCTGATCCATGGCTGCTCCATGGCTGCTCCgtggcagctctgtggctgaTCCCTGGCTGATCCATGGCTGCTCCGTGGCTGCTCCACGCCTGCTCCatggctgctctgtggctgaTCCATGGCTGATCCATGGCTGCTCCATGGCTGCTCCATGGCTGATCTATGGCTGCTCCGTGTCTGCTCCACGTCTGCTCCGTGGCTGCTCCATGGCTGCTCCATGGCTGATCTATGGCTGCTCCACGtctgctctgtggctgctccacagctgctccatggctgctccctccatccccagctcaCAGAGAATTGGGATCCGCACCCTCTTGTCCAgatccccagcactgcccgACCCAGAGAGTCCCAAACACCCAAcacctgcatttctgtgtgAGACCCTTAACTTCTCACTGTTCCCATCTCCcgggagcagctgtgctgtgggaaaaaCCGGCAGCTCCGGCCAAAAATCTCCATCAGCCCCAAACACCCAAATAACCACTCCAGACAGTGACAGGGACTGGTGAAACCTGGCCCCATCCCTTGGAGCCCAGGAGACAGGGATCAGCTCCCTGCACAGAGGGAGATTGCAGCCTGGAGACAGAAGACAGCCCCGGGAAGCAAGAGCAGCCTCTGGAGATTTCTGCCCCCAGGGAAGCCCAGCTCCacctcactgcagctgcaaTTCCAGTGTGggatgagcagctgctgctgctgggtttgggtttgaTCCCAGCAAGCTGGGCAGCCCCTATTATCCATTAATAGCAATTCCATGAAGGATCCAAGGGTGATCAGGGGGACTGCACTGTGCTGGCATAATCCTGCTGGAGAGCggagctgccaggcagggagagggacaACTGCCATCCCCGAGCAATCTGCACAGCACAAaaccttcccctccctctgctctttaGGACCAGCACCTTCCCactctgaggaggagcagcatcCCCCAAGTGCCTCCCCGCAGAGCTGaggggcagcctgggctgtgaGACAGGAACTCAGCCCTCAAAAAGGGAGATTTTTCTGCTCCAGGACCTGGACTGGGCTCAGAGAAAGCTGCTGGAATTCTGGTGTTGGTGAGCAGAGTTGTTCCTCCTCTCCATCACACACTGCCAGGAGGAGGAAACTCCTGCCTTCATTCACAAAACACCTAAAAACACCTAAAACATCCTAAAAACACCAGGAGAGGAAGGTGCCTTCCAGCCTTGGAACAAACAGCAGCACCCTGGCCATGCCCAAGCCAAGGAGGACAAGAGCCCACAACGATGCCCAAGCAAATCCCTGCACAGGAGAGAAATCTCTGCTGCATCCACAGGCAAACAAGCAGAGCCCCCAACGAAATCCAGGCTCAATCCCTGCGACAAAGCCTTTTTCCATCCCTCAATCCCACAGCACGTGCCGTGGAAGCTGCGtatccctgctcccactggagCCCATGAGGCTTCTGCCACCTCCAAACTCCAGAGGTGGAATCCCTCCCGACTCCCCCTGAgttttgggaagcagagggatGCTGAGACTGCCAGTAAGTGTCTGTAGGAAAACAGGAACTGGGGCTGTGACCCAGCATGCTCAGACCTCAGGCTCTGATCTCTCCCTGGTTTTCACATCAGTGTCTCTCCAGCCTCAACAGGAAATCAGTGAACAGCTGCTCCTGTTTGTGGATTTCTGCCCCTCCTGGACTTTGGCACGGCAAGGATGGGGTATTTTCCTTCCAGCGTAACCACAGGGTCTGGCACAAATGGGactgagagagggagaggagcccAGGCAAGACCAGAGCAGAAATCCCATTGTCAGGGCAGTGCCAGAGCCCTGAGCTGGGTCTGAGCTCCACCGCCCCAATCCCAAGCAGCTCCCGGCCCCAGGTGTTGACAGAGCTGACTCAGCTGATTTACCCCtcacctgcacagcagcagcagagtcaCCTCGTCCCACACTCCCTCCTGTTGGGATGAGCCGGGAGCTGAGGGTTTTCCCGGGTTCCTGTTGGCCCCGTTCCCAGTTTTGCCCATTAAccggggcaggggctgggctgggctcgCACGGGGACAGAGTGACCCCGCTCCTGGCGAGCTGCAGCTCATCACCACCGCCCTGCCAGGGCACTCGGGACCTGGTGTCACCCCAGAACCACCCAGACTGCCTGAGACCGAGGGTGTTTTCCTCTGTGATTTAAACCCCAAACTCCTCCCGCAGTCTCGTGCTCAGGGAAGGGAATACACGAcaccaggcagctcccagcacttcCTCTCCGTGCCTTCCAACCCCACCTTGCTGCCCACCCTGATCATCCAATACCAAGCACACAACCCTTGACTTTTTTGGATGGAAAAGAATCTTAAAGCTCACCCTATTCCACCCAGttccaccttccactagaccaggatgctccaagcccctggCATGTCCCAAAAGCACTGAGCACCTCCCAGTTCAATTCACTTCAGTTCGGAGGTGATCTGAAGCAGGAAATCCCCTCTTGCCAAAGGAACACAGCAGGGGAATgaataaaaacccaaaagtttGAAGCTTCTCCCTCCCCTGAGCACCCCAGAACCCTTTACCTGGGCTGAGCCTGCGCCTGTGGCTCCCCTGGCGTCCCAGCGGCCGCTGAGGGTCCCCCTCATTCCCTGAGGCCATCGCCGAGAGGTTTGGGAATGTCAGCTTCACCTGCAAGGGCGGTGGAGAAGTGAGTCACGGGAGCCCTGTGATCCCTCACAGCCCTAAGAATCCCCTTTGGCAGAGCTcggaaaaagctgcttttatccctgccagccctggctcctccCTCCTGGCTAACGCATTCCTGACTGTACGCATAGGAGAATTCTGCCTGGTACAACGTTACATCACTGGCTTCCCCTTCTTCGAGGCTTTTATGGCTGATGTCATTTGGCAAAAAAAGGGACCTCTcacctccccatcccactggatTTCCTTCCCATTTTTGCTGGAAATGGGCTCCATCCTGCTCGGAGAGAGCTGTGGGCTGCACCAGCCCTTCCACAGCCCAGACCACAGAGCCTCATAAAGGGCTGGAACAAAAAGTCCAGCACAAAAACCTCCCTCTGCGACCTGTGACTGCCGTGCTGCCGTGACATCTACAAGAGATGAGCCCTGATTTCCTCCAGGACTCCAATTTCCTCCAATTCCTCTTGCTCTTTACGTTTCGCCTctcagaaaataagaaaaccgaatgagaacaaaacacaaagctcAGCTTTCCCCTGAAGTTCAGAGGTATCCTAAACCTGCCCTTCAGGGCTCAGCACCGCTCCTTCGCCCTCAGGGGTTTGGGAGCGAGGCCAGGGAAAGAGGCCAGGATGTTCCTGTCAGGATTAACGGGATCAGGGCAGCTCCTCGCTGCTGTCCGACATTCCAGAGCACATTCCCACACTTCCACAGGCCTGAGCTGGGCGCTTTCCTGATGTGCACCAAGCCTGAACTCATGAATGAGACCCAATTCCTGACAGCCCAAAATTTAAATTGCACCCTGGACAAAAATAAAGGGAGTGCCACTTcctttataaaaaaaccaaatatcaaaaaaataaaatattatctataaaagtatatttttaaatataatatacaataatatataatataataatatataagaatacataatataatatattatgtattataatgtataatatatataaCATAATACATGATAATATATTATTGTAATATTCTATAATAACatattatataataatatataacGTATAACATATAATATttgatatttaatatttaatattgaatatatattatataatatataatgtataatttataaaatagaacatagaaaatagaaaataaaaaatatattatataata carries:
- the BAK1 gene encoding bcl-2 homologous antagonist/killer, whose product is MASGNEGDPQRPLGRQGSHRRRLSPEGHVAEEAEEVFQSYAFYRYQQEREERGAEVPPDPEIEQIQQDLASTGSQVGQRLAIIGDDICKRYDTEFHTMLESLQLTPENAYEHFTKIASSLFESGINWGRVIALLAFGYRMAMHVWQRGVSGFLRRISRYFRDFMLQNRIACWIAQQGGWVAALDLDNVYMKYMLIAAVVVLGHLVVQRFFTH